Part of the Nocardioides perillae genome is shown below.
GTAGTCGCCGTACTCGGCGGTGTCGGAGACCGACCAGCGCTGCTTGGCGATGCCGCCCTCGTACATCAGGTCGACGATGAGCTTGAGCTCGTGCAGGCACTCGAAGTAGGCGACCTCGGGCTGGTAGCCGGCCTCGATGAGGGTCTCGAAGCCGTACATCACCAGCTGCGAGGCGCCGCCGCACAGCACGGCCTGCTCGCCGAAGAGGTCGGTCTCGGTCTCCTCGGTGAAGGTGGTCTTGATGCCGCCGGCGCGCAGGCCGCCGATGCCCTTGGCGTAGGAGAGCGCGAGGTCCCAGGCCTTGCCGGTCTCGTCCTTCTCCACCGCGACGAGCACGGGCACGCCGCGCCCGTCGACGTACTCCCGGCGCACGAGGTGGCCGGGGCCCTTGGGCGCGACCATGAACACGTCGACACCCTCGGGCGGGGTGATGTAGCCGAAGCGGATGTTGAAGCCGTGGCCGAAGACGAGCGCGTCGCCGGGGTTGAGCGCGGGCTCGACCTCCTCGGCGTAGAGCTTCCGCTGGTGCTGGTCGGGGGCGAGGATGACGACGACGTCGGCCTCCTCCGCAGCCTCCCGCGGGGTCAGCACGGTCAGGCCCTCGGCCTCGGCCTTGGCGCGGCTCTTCGAGCCGGGCTGCAGGCCGATGCGGACGTCGACGCCGGAGTCGCGCAGCGACAGCGCGTGGGCGTGGCCCTGGCTGCCGTAGCCGATCACCGCCACGCTCTTGCCCTGGATCAGGGACAGGTCGGCGTCGTCGTCGTAGAACATCTCAGCCACGGTGGGCTTCTCCTTCGGTGTGCGGGTGGGGTACGTCGTGCGGTGCGGTGACGTGCGGTGACGTGCGGGTGCGTCAGCTGGTGCGCGTCGCGCGGGTGACCGGCGGCGGCGCGGGGATGGGCACCGGGCGCAGCGTCCGCTCGGTGATCGAGCGGGAGCCGCGGCCGATCGCGACCATGCCGGACTGGACGAGCTCGCGGATGCCGAACGGCTCCATCACCCGCAGGAAGTCGGCGAGCTTGTCGGCG
Proteins encoded:
- the ilvC gene encoding ketol-acid reductoisomerase, with protein sequence MAEMFYDDDADLSLIQGKSVAVIGYGSQGHAHALSLRDSGVDVRIGLQPGSKSRAKAEAEGLTVLTPREAAEEADVVVILAPDQHQRKLYAEEVEPALNPGDALVFGHGFNIRFGYITPPEGVDVFMVAPKGPGHLVRREYVDGRGVPVLVAVEKDETGKAWDLALSYAKGIGGLRAGGIKTTFTEETETDLFGEQAVLCGGASQLVMYGFETLIEAGYQPEVAYFECLHELKLIVDLMYEGGIAKQRWSVSDTAEYGDYVSGPRVITPEVKENMKAVLEDIKNGAFAKRFIDDQDAGSPEFTELRAKGEAHPIEQTGRELRKLMAWVKSHDSDYVEGTATR